A genomic window from Sceloporus undulatus isolate JIND9_A2432 ecotype Alabama chromosome 9, SceUnd_v1.1, whole genome shotgun sequence includes:
- the LOC121915467 gene encoding sodium/potassium-transporting ATPase subunit alpha-2 yields MGKGTGRESTLPGATPENGGGKKKQKEKELDELKKEVNLDDHRLSLDEISRKYQVDLSRGLTNTRAAEILAHDGPNALTPPPTTPEWVKFCRQLFGGFSILLWIGAILCFLAYSIQAAMEDEPANDNLYLGVVLAAVVIVTGCFSYYQEAKSSKIMDSFKNMVPQQALVIREGEKIQINAENVVVGDLVEVKGGDRVPADLRIISSHGCKVDNSSLTGESEPQTRSPEFTHENPLETRNICFFSTNCVEGTARGIVISTGDRTVMGRIASLASGLEVGRTPIAMEIEHFIRIITGVAVFLGLSFFILSLILGYSWLEAVIFLIGIIVANVPEGLLATVTVCLTLTAKRMARKNCLVKNLEAVETLGSTSTICSDKTGTLTQNRMTVAHMWFDNQIHEADTTEDQSGATFDKRSPTWTALARISGLCNRAVFKAGQENIPISKRDTAGDASESALLKCIELSCGSVKKMREKNPKVNEIPFNSTNKYQLSIHELEERPNGYILVMKGAPERILDRCSTILLQGQEVPLDEEMRDAFQNAYLELGGLGERVLGFCHYYFPEDQFPRGFKFDVDEINFPITNLCFVGLMSMIDPPRAAVPDAVGKCRSAGIKVIMVTGDHPITAKAIAKGVGIISEGNETVEDIADRLNIPVNQVNPREAKACVIHGSDLKDMAADQLDEILKNHTEIVFARTSPQQKLIIVEGCQRQGAIVAVTGDGVNDSPALKKADIGIAMGIAGSDVSKQAADMILLDDNFASIVTGVEEGRLIFDNLKKSIAYTLTSNIPEITPFLLFIIANIPLPLGTVTILCIDLGTDMVPAISLAYEAAESDIMKRQPRNPKTDKLVNERLISMAYGQIGMIQALGGFFTYFVILAENGFLPTTLLGIRLDWDDRSKNDVEDSYGQEWTYEQRKVVEFTCHTAFFASIVVVQWADLIICKTRRNSVFQQGMKNKILIFGLLEETALAAFLSYCPGMGVALRMYPLKVTWWFCAVPYSLLIFIYDEVRKLLLRRYPGGWVEKETYY; encoded by the exons ATGGGGAAAGGG ACAGGACGAGAGTCTACGCTTCCGGGGGCCACGCCAGAAAATGGCGGcgggaagaagaagcagaaggagaaggagctggATGAGCTCAAGAAGGAAGTCAACCTG GATGACCACAGGCTCTCCCTGGACGAAATCAGCAGGAAGTACCAAGTGGACCTCTCCCGG GGTCTGACCAACACACGGGCAGCGGAGATCCTGGCGCACGATGGGCCCAACGCCTTGACCCCTCCGCCGACCACTCCGGAGTGGGTCAAGTTTTGCCGGCAGCTCTTTGGGGGCTTCTCCATCCTCCTCTGGATCGGGGCCATCCTCTGCTTCTTGGCCTACAGCATCCAGGCCGCCATGGAGGACGAGCCCGCCAACGACAAC CTGTACCTGGGAGTGGTCCTGGCGGCGGTTGTGATCGTCACGGGATGCTTTTCTTACTACCAGGAGGCCAAGAGCTCCAAAATCATGGACTCCTTCAAGAACATGGTGCCTCAG CAAGCCCTTGTGATCcgggagggagagaagatccaGATCAATGCTGAGAACGTGGTGGTGGGAGACCTGGTGGAGGTGAAGGGGGGAGACCGCGTCCCCGCAGACCTCCGGATTATCTCCTCCCACGGATGCAAG GTGGACAACTCCTCCTTGACCGGAGAGTCAGAGCCCCAGACCCGTTCGCCCGAATTCACCCACGAAAACCCACTGGAGACCCGCAACATCTGCTTCTTCTCCACCAACTGCGTGGAAG GAACGGCCCGGGGCATCGTCATCTCCACGGGGGACCGGACGGTGATGGGGCGCATCGCCTCCTTGGCATCTGGCCTGGAGGTGGGCCGTACCCCCATCGCCATGGAGATCGAGCACTTTATTCGCATCATCACCGGGGTGGCCGTCTTCTTGGGCCTCTCCTTCTTCATCCTCTCCCTCATCCTCGGTTACAGCTGGCTGGAGGCCGTCATCTTCCTCATCGGGATCATTGTGGCCAATGTCCCAGAAGGGCTACTGGCCACCGTCACG GTGTGCCTGACCCTGACCGCCAAGCGCATGGCGCGCAAAAACTGCCTGGTCAAGAACCTGGAGGCCGTGGAGACCTTGGGCTCCACCTCCACCATCTGTTCGGACAAGACTGGAACCCTGACCCAGAATCGGATGACTGTTGCCCACATGTGGTTCGACAACCAGATCCACGAAGCCGACACCACCGAGGACCAGTCTG GAGCCACGTTCGACAAGCGCTCTCCCACCTGGACTGCCTTGGCCCGCATTTCGGGGCTTTGCAACAGAGCTGTCTTCAAAGCGGGGCAGGAGAACATTCCCATTTCCAAG AGGGACACAGCCGGAGACGCCTCCGAATCGGCCCTCCTGAAATGCATCGAATTGTCCTGTGGGTCCGTCAAGAAGATGAGGGAGAAGAACCCCAAAGTGAACGAGATCCCCTTCAACTCCACCAATAAGTACCAG CTGTCCATCCACGAGTTGGAAGAGAGGCCCAATGGCTACATCCTGGTGATGAAGGGGGCCCCCGAGAGGATCCTGGACCGCTGCTCCACCATCTTGTTGCAAGGGCAGGAGGTCCCCCTCGACGAGGAGATGCGGGACGCCTTCCAGAACGCCTACCTGGAGTTGGGGGGCCTGGGGGAGAGAGTGCTGG GCTTCTGCCACTACTACTTCCCCGAAGACCAGTTTCCCCGGGGCTTTAAGTTTGATGTGGATGAGATCAACTTCCCCATCACCAACCTCTGCTTTGTGGGGCTCATGTCCATGATCGACCCTCCGCGAGCAGCTGTGCCGGACGCCGTGGGCAAATGCCGGAGCGCCGGGATTAAG GTCATTATGGTGACTGGTGACCACCCGATCACAGCCAAGGCCATTGCCAAGGGAGTTGGCATCATCTCCGAGGGAAACGAGACGGTGGAGGACATCGCAGACCGGCTCAACATCCCCGTCAACCAGGTCAACCCCAG GGAAGCCAAGGCTTGTGTGATCCATGGCTCCGACCTCAAGGACATGGCTGCTGACCAACTGGATGAGATCCTCAAAAACCACACGGAGATTGTCTTTGCCCGCACTTCCCCACAGCAGAAACTCATCATTGTGGAAGGTTGCCAGCGGCAG GGGGCCATCGTGGCCGTGACCGGGGACGGCGTGAATGACTCTCCTGCCCTCAAGAAGGCCGACATTGGCATCGCCATGGGCATCGCTGGCTCTGACGTCTCCAAACAGGCTGCGGACATGATCCTCCTGGATGACAACTTTGCCTCCATTGTGACAGGCGTCGAGGAAG GTCGCCTGATCTTTGACAACCTGAAGAAGTCCATTGCCTACACGCTCACCAGCAACATCCCTGAGATCACGCCGTTCCTCTTGTTCATCATCGCCAACATCCCTCTGCCCCTGGGCACCGTCACCATCTTGTGCATCGACCTAGGCACTGACATG GTTCCAGCCATCTCCTTGGCGTATGAGGCGGCCGAGAGCGACATCATGAAGCGGCAGCCAAGGAACCCCAAGACAGACAAGTTGGTCAATGAGCGCCTCATCAGCATGGCCTATGGGCAGATCG GTATGATCCAGGCCCTTGGGGGATTTTTCACCTATTTTGTGATCCTGGCCGAGAACGGTTTCCTACCCACCACTTTGCTGGGGATCCGTTTGGACTGGGATGACCGCTCCAAAAATGATGTGGAGGACAGCTATGGCCAGGAGTGG aCCTATGAGCAGCGGAAAGTGGTGGAGTTCACCTGCCACACGGCCTTCTTTGCCAGCATCGTGGTGGTCCAGTGGGCTGACCTCATCATCTGCAAGACCAGGAGGAACTCTGTCTTCCAGCAGGGCATGAA GAACAAAATCCTGATCTTTGGCCTCCTTGAAGAAACCGCCTTGGCTGCCTTCTTGTCCTACTGCCCTGGCATGGGGGTGGCTCTGCGCATGTACCCTCTCAA GGTCACTTGGTGGTTCTGCGCCGTCCCTTACAGCTTGCTGATCTTCATTTATGATGAAGTTCGGAAACTCCTCCTCCGTCGCTACCCTGGCG GCTGGGTGGAGAAGGAGACCTACTACTAA